Proteins encoded in a region of the Cupriavidus pauculus genome:
- a CDS encoding serine/threonine protein kinase, translating into MTAPLAPNADSDVPYAGLTPERILDALESTGLRSDGRLLALNSYENRVWQIGIEDAAPVIAKFYRPGRWTDAAIVEEHAFVRELADAEIPAVPPLALAAEAGAPPSTLHVHDGFRFAVFPRCGGREPALDVAETREWLGRFIGRIHAVGARQPFASRPAIDIETFGVAPRDWLLAHDCVPGDLLAPWRAAVDLALDGVRRCYERAGDVRMLRLHGDCHRGNVLWIDADDARGRGVPGPHFVDFDDSRMGPAVQDLWMLLEGDRAAMQDQLADIVAGYEDFAEFETRELWLVEALRTLRLIHYSAWLASRWRDPAFPAAFPWFGTARYWQDRILELREQIALMDEPPLWG; encoded by the coding sequence ATGACCGCTCCGCTCGCGCCGAACGCCGACAGCGACGTACCGTATGCCGGCCTGACGCCCGAGCGGATCCTCGATGCGCTGGAGTCCACGGGACTGCGTTCCGACGGACGCCTGCTGGCGCTCAACAGCTACGAGAATCGCGTGTGGCAGATCGGCATCGAGGATGCCGCGCCCGTTATCGCCAAGTTCTATCGTCCGGGCCGCTGGACCGACGCGGCGATCGTCGAGGAGCACGCATTCGTGCGCGAGCTCGCCGATGCGGAGATTCCCGCGGTGCCGCCGCTCGCGCTGGCCGCCGAGGCGGGCGCCCCGCCTTCCACGCTGCATGTGCATGACGGCTTTCGCTTCGCGGTCTTCCCGCGTTGCGGCGGCCGCGAGCCCGCGCTCGACGTCGCGGAGACGCGCGAATGGCTCGGCCGGTTTATCGGACGCATCCATGCCGTGGGCGCGCGCCAGCCGTTTGCGTCGCGCCCGGCGATCGATATCGAGACTTTCGGTGTGGCGCCGCGCGACTGGCTGCTCGCGCACGACTGCGTGCCGGGGGACCTGCTTGCGCCGTGGCGCGCGGCCGTGGACCTCGCGCTCGACGGTGTGCGCCGCTGCTATGAACGCGCCGGCGATGTGCGCATGCTGCGTCTGCATGGCGATTGCCATCGCGGCAACGTGTTGTGGATCGACGCCGACGATGCGCGCGGCCGTGGCGTGCCGGGGCCTCACTTCGTCGATTTCGACGACAGCCGCATGGGTCCCGCGGTGCAGGACCTCTGGATGCTGCTCGAAGGCGACCGCGCGGCGATGCAGGACCAGCTTGCCGACATCGTCGCGGGCTACGAGGACTTCGCCGAGTTCGAGACCCGCGAACTGTGGCTCGTGGAGGCGTTGCGCACGCTGCGCCTGATCCACTACAGCGCATGGCTCGCGAGCCGCTGGCGCGACCCCGCGTTTCCGGCCGCGTTCCCCTGGTTCGGCACGGCGCGCTACTGGCAGGACCGCATCCTCGAATTGCGCGAGCAGATCGCGCTGATGGACGAACCCCCGCTCTGGGGGTGA
- a CDS encoding DEAD/DEAH box helicase encodes MSFSELGLSDKLVRAVAEQGYTTPTPIQAQAIPAILKGGDLLAGAQTGTGKTAGFTLPMLQLLNESIERHPTPRGQRGPVRALVLTPTRELAAQVEESVRNYGKYLRLRSMVMFGGVGINPQIDALKRGVDIVVATPGRLLDHVSQRTIDLSQVELLVLDEADRMLDMGFIHDIRKILNILPAKRQNLLFSATFSDDIRALADRLLNNPASIEVARRNTTAETVDQRVYPVDRDRKRELLAHLVREHDWHQVLVFTRTKHGANRLAEQLTKDGLSALAIHGNKSQSARTRALSEFKAGTLRLLVATDIAARGIDIDQLPHVVNFDLPNVPEDYVHRIGRTGRAGAEGEAISLVCVDEHGLLRDIERLIKRQLEQTVLPGFEVDPTIAAEPIQKTRQGRGGSGGGQGRGQGAQGGAQRAQQGQRREPARAPAAQAAPAPRQAQGQKPAPAKPRGQQGAPAGGQRGGQPGTHAGGAPARNGAQPRGGQPQGGQRPAQPQGSQRPARSPAQAQPQSQSHPQPQSQQKRRPAPQAALLGGQRKG; translated from the coding sequence ATGTCTTTTTCCGAACTAGGCTTGTCCGACAAGCTTGTACGTGCCGTGGCCGAACAAGGCTACACCACGCCCACCCCGATTCAGGCGCAGGCCATCCCTGCGATTCTCAAGGGAGGCGACCTGCTCGCCGGCGCCCAGACCGGCACCGGCAAGACCGCGGGGTTCACGCTGCCGATGCTGCAGCTGCTCAACGAATCGATCGAGCGCCATCCCACGCCACGCGGCCAGCGTGGTCCGGTGCGCGCGCTCGTGCTGACGCCCACGCGCGAACTCGCGGCCCAGGTCGAAGAGAGCGTGCGCAACTACGGCAAGTACCTGCGGCTGCGCTCGATGGTGATGTTCGGCGGTGTGGGGATCAACCCGCAGATCGATGCGCTCAAGCGCGGCGTCGATATCGTCGTGGCGACGCCGGGGCGTTTGCTCGATCACGTTTCGCAGCGCACGATCGATCTGTCGCAGGTCGAACTGCTGGTGCTCGACGAGGCCGACCGGATGCTCGACATGGGCTTTATCCATGACATCCGCAAGATCCTCAACATCCTGCCGGCCAAGCGCCAGAACCTGCTGTTCTCGGCGACGTTCTCGGACGACATCCGCGCGCTCGCGGACCGTCTGCTGAACAACCCGGCCTCGATCGAGGTCGCGCGCCGCAACACCACGGCCGAGACCGTCGATCAGCGCGTCTACCCGGTGGACCGCGACCGCAAGCGCGAGCTGCTGGCCCATCTGGTGCGCGAGCACGACTGGCACCAGGTGCTCGTGTTCACGCGCACCAAGCATGGCGCCAACCGTCTGGCCGAGCAACTGACCAAGGACGGGCTGTCCGCGCTGGCGATTCACGGCAACAAGAGCCAGTCGGCGCGCACGCGCGCGCTGTCCGAGTTCAAGGCCGGCACGCTGCGCCTGCTTGTCGCGACCGATATCGCCGCGCGCGGCATCGATATCGACCAGCTGCCGCACGTGGTCAACTTCGACCTGCCGAACGTGCCCGAGGACTATGTGCACCGCATCGGCCGGACCGGCCGCGCGGGGGCCGAAGGCGAGGCGATCTCGCTGGTCTGCGTGGACGAGCATGGCCTGCTGCGCGATATCGAGCGGCTGATCAAGCGCCAGCTCGAGCAGACCGTGCTGCCGGGCTTCGAGGTCGATCCGACCATCGCGGCCGAGCCGATCCAGAAGACCCGCCAGGGTCGTGGCGGCAGCGGTGGCGGACAGGGCCGTGGCCAGGGCGCACAGGGTGGCGCACAACGCGCGCAGCAGGGCCAGCGCCGGGAACCCGCCCGTGCGCCGGCCGCGCAAGCCGCGCCCGCTCCGCGCCAGGCGCAGGGCCAGAAGCCCGCGCCGGCCAAGCCCCGCGGACAGCAGGGTGCGCCGGCAGGCGGTCAGCGTGGCGGGCAGCCAGGCACGCACGCAGGGGGTGCGCCCGCGCGCAATGGCGCGCAACCCCGCGGCGGCCAGCCGCAGGGCGGGCAGCGACCCGCACAGCCGCAAGGTTCGCAGCGCCCGGCGCGGTCGCCGGCGCAAGCCCAGCCGCAGTCCCAGTCCCACCCGCAGCCGCAGTCCCAGCAGAAGCGCCGCCCGGCGCCGCAGGCCGCGCTGCTCGGCGGCCAGCGCAAGGGCTGA
- the miaB gene encoding tRNA (N6-isopentenyl adenosine(37)-C2)-methylthiotransferase MiaB, with product MKKVFVKTYGCQMNEYDSDKMVDVLNATQGLEPTDNVEEADVILFNTCSVREKAQEKVFSELGRMKALKAAKPDLVIGVGGCVASQEGATIVNRAPYVDVVFGPQTLHRLPDLIARRRQTGLSQVDISFPEIEKFDHLPPARVDGPSAFVSIMEGCSKYCSYCVVPYTRGEEVSRPFEDVLAEVAGLAEQGVREVTLLGQNVNAYRGAMGGTSEIADFALLIEYVAEIPGIERIRYTTSHPKEFTSRLIELYGRCDKLVNHLHLPVQHASDRILMAMKRGYSVLEYKSIIRKLRVLRPEMSMSSDFIIGFPGETDADFDKLMAMVEEVGYDTSFSFIFSPRPGTPAANLHDDTPREVKLRRLQRLQATIEDNVQRISRNMVGSVQRILVEGPARKDPTELHGRTENNRVVNFALPGVPQSQRDRMIGQMVDVSITEAFPHSLRGEIVVRQ from the coding sequence ATGAAGAAAGTTTTCGTCAAGACGTACGGCTGCCAGATGAACGAGTATGACTCGGACAAGATGGTGGACGTGCTCAACGCCACGCAGGGCCTCGAGCCCACCGATAACGTCGAGGAAGCCGACGTCATCCTGTTCAACACGTGCTCCGTGCGCGAGAAGGCCCAGGAGAAAGTGTTCTCCGAGCTGGGCCGCATGAAGGCGCTCAAGGCCGCCAAGCCCGACCTCGTGATCGGCGTGGGCGGCTGCGTCGCCAGCCAGGAAGGCGCGACCATCGTCAACCGCGCGCCGTATGTCGATGTCGTGTTCGGCCCGCAGACCCTGCATCGCCTGCCCGACCTCATCGCGCGCCGGCGCCAGACGGGTCTCTCGCAGGTCGATATCTCGTTCCCCGAGATCGAGAAGTTCGATCATCTGCCGCCCGCGCGCGTGGACGGTCCGAGCGCATTCGTCTCGATCATGGAAGGCTGCTCCAAGTACTGCAGCTATTGCGTTGTGCCCTACACGCGCGGCGAGGAAGTGTCGCGGCCGTTCGAGGACGTGCTCGCCGAAGTCGCCGGCCTGGCCGAGCAGGGCGTGCGCGAAGTCACGCTGCTGGGCCAGAACGTCAACGCCTACCGCGGCGCGATGGGCGGCACGAGCGAGATTGCCGACTTCGCGCTGCTGATCGAATACGTGGCGGAGATTCCGGGCATCGAGCGCATTCGCTATACGACGAGCCATCCGAAGGAGTTCACGTCGCGGCTGATCGAGCTCTATGGCCGCTGCGACAAGCTCGTCAACCATCTGCACCTGCCCGTCCAGCATGCATCGGACCGCATCCTGATGGCGATGAAGCGCGGCTACAGCGTGCTCGAGTACAAGAGCATCATCCGCAAGCTGCGCGTGCTGCGGCCCGAAATGTCGATGTCGTCGGACTTCATCATCGGCTTCCCCGGCGAGACCGATGCCGACTTCGACAAGCTCATGGCGATGGTCGAGGAAGTCGGCTACGACACGTCGTTCTCGTTTATCTTCAGCCCGCGCCCCGGCACGCCCGCCGCGAACCTCCACGACGACACGCCGCGCGAGGTCAAGCTGCGCCGCCTGCAGCGGCTGCAGGCGACGATCGAGGACAACGTGCAGCGCATCAGCCGGAACATGGTCGGCTCGGTGCAGCGCATCCTCGTGGAAGGTCCCGCGCGGAAGGACCCGACCGAGCTGCATGGCCGCACCGAGAACAACCGCGTGGTCAACTTCGCGCTGCCCGGTGTCCCGCAGTCGCAGCGCGATCGCATGATCGGCCAGATGGTCGATGTGAGCATCACCGAAGCGTTCCCGCACTCGCTGCGCGGCGAGATCGTGGTGCGGCAGTAA
- a CDS encoding PhoH family protein: protein MKKSTAAITAEFVAPRDDNTRLQNLCGPLDENLRQIEQALDVTIQRRGHRMTVRGKLAQDAALALERFYNEARMPLSIDDVQLGLVESRQIGAHGSYLPDDAETETDGGTSVDDDSPVLHTRRAGLQGRTAAQREYLRHILSHDLTLGIGPAGTGKTYLAVACAVDALERDAVKRIVLTRPAVEAGERLGFLPGDLAQKVDPYLRPLYDALYDLLGFDRTQKMFERQMIEIAPLAYMRGRTLNHAFIILDEAQNTTPEQMKMFLTRIGFGSKAVITGDTTQIDLPRGQKSGLVEAQHVLREVRGVSFTRFTSIDVVRHPLVARIVDAYDEYHAQHKDA from the coding sequence ATGAAGAAATCCACCGCAGCGATTACCGCAGAATTCGTCGCCCCCCGCGACGACAACACCCGGCTGCAGAACCTGTGCGGCCCGCTCGACGAGAACCTCCGCCAGATCGAGCAGGCGCTCGACGTGACGATCCAGCGCCGCGGCCATCGCATGACCGTGCGGGGCAAGCTGGCGCAGGACGCCGCGCTCGCGCTCGAGCGCTTCTACAACGAGGCGCGCATGCCGCTATCGATCGACGACGTGCAGCTGGGTCTCGTGGAGTCCCGTCAGATCGGCGCCCATGGCAGCTATCTTCCCGATGACGCCGAGACCGAAACCGACGGCGGCACCTCGGTGGATGACGACTCCCCCGTGCTCCATACGCGCCGCGCGGGCCTGCAGGGCCGCACGGCCGCGCAGCGCGAGTATCTGCGCCATATCCTCTCGCACGACCTGACGCTGGGCATCGGGCCCGCGGGCACCGGCAAGACGTACCTCGCGGTGGCCTGCGCCGTCGATGCGCTCGAGCGCGACGCGGTCAAGCGCATCGTGCTGACGCGTCCCGCCGTCGAGGCCGGCGAGCGCCTTGGGTTCCTGCCCGGCGACCTCGCGCAGAAGGTCGATCCGTACCTGCGCCCGCTCTACGACGCGCTGTACGATCTGCTCGGCTTCGACCGCACGCAGAAGATGTTCGAGCGCCAGATGATCGAGATCGCGCCGCTGGCCTATATGCGCGGCCGCACGCTGAACCATGCATTCATCATTCTCGACGAGGCGCAGAACACCACGCCCGAGCAGATGAAGATGTTCCTGACCCGGATCGGTTTCGGCTCCAAGGCCGTGATCACGGGCGACACCACGCAGATCGATCTGCCGCGCGGCCAGAAGAGCGGCCTCGTGGAAGCGCAGCATGTGCTGCGCGAGGTGCGCGGCGTTTCGTTCACACGCTTCACGAGTATCGACGTGGTCCGGCATCCGCTCGTGGCCCGCATCGTCGATGCCTACGACGAGTATCACGCCCAGCACAAGGACGCCTGA
- the ybeY gene encoding rRNA maturation RNase YbeY, which yields MKKSSPTTVTLFDADGRARKTAAHALRVQLPDGRSVTIDLSQAADGVVALLAEHTDTAQQAGLLVRPDNHDALSVAVTATPLTTTTGTPATPPALELDLQYGDGVRKGDGLPRRKQVETWVKSALYADAALTVRFVGEDEGRALNRTYRGKDYATNVLTFAYAENADDPVTGDIVLCCPVVESEAREQHKPLLAHYAHLIVHGVLHAQGYEHEDDAEAEEMEAIETETLQALGFDDPYLPVREH from the coding sequence TTGAAGAAGTCATCCCCCACCACCGTCACCCTGTTCGACGCGGACGGCCGCGCGCGCAAGACCGCCGCGCATGCCCTGCGCGTGCAGCTGCCCGACGGCCGCAGCGTGACGATCGACCTGTCGCAGGCCGCCGACGGCGTGGTCGCGCTGCTCGCCGAGCACACGGACACCGCCCAGCAGGCGGGCCTGCTGGTCCGCCCCGACAATCACGACGCGCTGTCCGTCGCGGTGACGGCCACGCCGCTGACCACCACGACGGGCACGCCGGCCACGCCGCCCGCGCTGGAACTCGATCTCCAATATGGCGACGGCGTGCGCAAGGGCGATGGCCTGCCCCGCCGCAAGCAGGTGGAGACGTGGGTCAAGTCCGCGCTGTATGCCGATGCCGCGCTGACCGTGCGCTTCGTGGGCGAAGACGAAGGCCGCGCGCTCAACCGCACCTATCGCGGCAAGGACTACGCCACCAACGTGCTGACCTTCGCCTACGCGGAGAACGCCGACGACCCAGTGACGGGCGATATCGTCCTGTGCTGCCCCGTGGTGGAGTCCGAAGCGCGCGAACAGCACAAGCCGCTGCTTGCCCACTATGCGCACCTGATCGTCCACGGCGTGCTGCACGCGCAGGGCTACGAACACGAGGACGACGCCGAGGCCGAGGAAATGGAAGCGATCGAGACCGAGACGCTGCAGGCGCTGGGCTTCGACGACCCGTACCTGCCCGTGCGCGAACATTAA
- a CDS encoding HlyC/CorC family transporter, with protein MNDPYPSSKAANFKQSDRPRSLLERLSDFISPEPDTRAELLEVLQDAHGRNLIDADSLSMIEGVFQVSELTARDIMVPRAQMDAVNIADAPETFIPYMQQTAHSRFPVYEGSRDNIIGILLAKDLLRYYTDETFDLRETLRPAVFIPESKRLNILLREFRINRNHIAIVVDEYGGVAGLVTIEDVLEQIVGDIEDEFDLDEDQDKILPTSDGAWRVHGLTEIGQFNEAFGTAFSDHDVDTVGGLLINHLGHVPHRGEIITLPPIRFEVLRADARQVHLLQVRREATSDALAVADA; from the coding sequence ATGAACGACCCCTATCCCAGTTCGAAAGCTGCCAATTTCAAGCAGTCGGATCGCCCCAGATCTCTTCTCGAACGCCTTTCGGATTTCATTTCTCCTGAGCCGGACACCCGCGCCGAATTGCTCGAAGTGCTGCAGGACGCGCACGGGCGCAATCTGATCGACGCCGATTCGCTCTCGATGATCGAGGGCGTGTTCCAGGTCTCCGAGCTCACCGCGCGCGACATCATGGTGCCGCGCGCCCAGATGGATGCGGTCAATATCGCCGACGCACCCGAGACTTTTATCCCGTACATGCAGCAGACCGCGCACTCGCGGTTTCCGGTCTACGAGGGTAGCCGGGACAACATCATCGGCATCCTTCTCGCGAAGGACCTGCTGCGCTACTACACCGACGAGACGTTCGACCTGCGCGAAACGCTGCGGCCGGCCGTGTTCATCCCGGAGTCGAAGCGACTGAACATCCTCCTGCGCGAGTTCCGCATCAACCGCAATCACATCGCGATCGTCGTCGATGAGTACGGCGGCGTGGCCGGGCTGGTGACCATCGAGGACGTGCTCGAGCAGATCGTGGGCGACATCGAGGACGAGTTCGACCTCGACGAGGATCAGGACAAGATCCTTCCGACGTCCGACGGTGCATGGCGCGTCCATGGGCTGACCGAGATCGGACAGTTCAACGAGGCGTTCGGCACCGCATTCTCCGACCACGACGTCGATACCGTGGGCGGGCTGCTCATCAACCATCTGGGGCATGTGCCGCACCGCGGCGAGATCATCACGCTGCCGCCGATCCGCTTCGAGGTCCTGCGCGCCGACGCGCGCCAGGTCCATCTGCTGCAGGTGCGCCGCGAGGCCACCAGCGACGCCCTGGCCGTAGCCGACGCATGA